Proteins co-encoded in one Opitutus terrae PB90-1 genomic window:
- a CDS encoding ParA family protein: MPRKISFLNYKGGVGKTSLIVNTAACLARLGKRVLLLDFDTQSNASIWLMRLERWNKLNADGTGAIYSIFEPGRVQVKDLVIRDVLENKDGEKLLPGLDLVPTTFNLVDLEGEYRSDAKRPAYVLFQEQLAAIEHGYDFILFDCPPNILRASQCGVFCSNEIYVPANPDALSLIGFTLLIDKLHKFHALSASFRRSTMGPAAQVQGVIMNAIKAGSDIEVPKMRMQLRLNQFKSARRVAATARIFDAQIRDAMIVRRAVTLGLPVNLVAHDAGANDNDTVVGDYRKLATELIHHADTF, translated from the coding sequence ATGCCTCGAAAGATCAGCTTCCTCAACTACAAGGGCGGAGTCGGCAAGACTTCGCTGATCGTCAACACCGCCGCCTGCCTCGCGCGTCTCGGCAAGCGGGTGTTGCTTTTGGATTTCGACACGCAGTCCAACGCCAGCATTTGGCTGATGCGACTCGAGCGCTGGAACAAGCTCAATGCCGACGGCACCGGCGCCATCTATTCAATCTTCGAGCCCGGCCGCGTGCAGGTGAAGGACCTCGTGATCCGCGACGTGCTCGAGAACAAGGACGGCGAGAAGCTCCTGCCCGGACTCGATCTCGTGCCGACCACGTTCAATCTCGTCGACCTCGAGGGCGAATACCGCTCCGACGCGAAGCGGCCCGCCTACGTCCTCTTCCAGGAACAGCTGGCGGCGATCGAGCACGGGTACGATTTCATCCTCTTCGATTGCCCGCCGAACATCCTGCGCGCGTCGCAGTGCGGCGTGTTCTGCTCGAACGAAATCTACGTGCCCGCGAATCCGGACGCGCTCAGCCTCATCGGCTTCACGCTGCTGATCGACAAGCTGCACAAGTTTCACGCGCTGTCGGCCAGCTTCCGCCGTTCCACCATGGGGCCCGCCGCCCAGGTGCAGGGCGTGATCATGAACGCCATCAAGGCGGGCAGCGACATCGAGGTGCCCAAAATGCGGATGCAGCTCCGCCTGAACCAATTCAAGTCCGCCCGCCGCGTCGCCGCCACGGCGCGAATTTTCGATGCCCAGATTCGCGACGCGATGATCGTGCGGCGCGCTGTGACCTTGGGCCTGCCCGTCAACCTCGTGGCGCACGATGCCGGCGCCAACGACAACGACACCGTCGTCGGCGACTACCGCAAGCTGGCCACCGAACTCATTCATCATGCCGATACGTTCTGA
- the trpD gene encoding anthranilate phosphoribosyltransferase, with amino-acid sequence MPQLAELTTSLVAGQNLGPAEVESAALALMETEETDEAKTAFLAALAAKGETADEVAGFARAFLARAVNPGVEKWAPQAIDIVGTGGDHAGGFNISSLVVLVLASAGVKVMKHGNRGITSKCGSADLLAGLGVTLDAPLTKIRHALDELGFVFFFAPAYHPAFRHIAPARKALAAQGKRSVFNILGPLINPGRPAHSLIGVFSQAWVPKLAAALDALGTRAGLAVHGVIDPQRGIDELTTATPNLVRGAGRLRDVNAEWNPADFGLRASPFAELQGGDLATNLAITQAVLAGRGPTGLVDTIAFNAAVCLWIVGKTGSVKEGVPIARDLLLGGAVAEKISATREFYAS; translated from the coding sequence ATGCCGCAACTCGCTGAACTCACCACTTCCCTCGTCGCGGGCCAGAACCTCGGGCCGGCCGAAGTCGAGAGCGCGGCGCTTGCGTTGATGGAGACTGAGGAGACGGACGAGGCCAAGACTGCATTCCTGGCCGCGTTGGCGGCGAAGGGCGAAACCGCCGACGAAGTGGCGGGGTTCGCGCGGGCGTTTCTGGCGCGAGCGGTGAATCCCGGCGTGGAAAAGTGGGCGCCGCAGGCGATCGACATCGTGGGCACTGGCGGCGATCACGCGGGCGGATTCAACATCTCGAGTCTCGTCGTGCTGGTACTGGCGAGCGCAGGCGTGAAGGTGATGAAGCATGGCAACCGCGGCATCACCTCGAAATGCGGCAGCGCGGATCTGCTGGCGGGACTCGGCGTCACGCTTGACGCGCCGTTGACGAAGATCCGGCACGCGCTGGACGAGCTCGGCTTCGTGTTCTTTTTCGCGCCGGCGTATCATCCGGCGTTCCGGCACATCGCTCCCGCGCGGAAAGCGCTCGCGGCGCAGGGCAAACGCTCCGTGTTCAACATCCTTGGGCCGTTGATCAACCCCGGCCGGCCGGCGCATTCGTTGATTGGAGTGTTTTCGCAGGCGTGGGTGCCGAAGCTCGCGGCCGCGCTCGACGCCTTGGGCACGCGGGCGGGACTCGCCGTGCACGGCGTCATTGATCCGCAGCGTGGCATCGACGAACTGACCACGGCCACGCCGAATCTAGTGCGCGGCGCCGGCCGGCTGCGTGACGTGAACGCGGAATGGAACCCCGCCGACTTTGGGTTGCGGGCCTCGCCGTTTGCGGAGCTGCAGGGCGGCGACCTGGCGACGAATCTCGCGATCACCCAGGCCGTGCTGGCTGGACGCGGTCCGACCGGACTAGTCGACACCATCGCGTTCAACGCCGCCGTTTGTCTCTGGATCGTGGGCAAAACCGGCAGCGTGAAGGAGGGCGTGCCGATTGCGCGTGACCTGCTGCTTGGCGGCGCCGTGGCGGAGAAGATCAGCGCGACGCGGGAGTTTTATGCGTCGTGA
- a CDS encoding metal-dependent transcriptional regulator, with the protein MASVAVENYLKHILLLAEAEDPAELVPMGALASSLAVVPGTVTTMVKALAAEGLVEHEPRSGVRLTDSGRRLALDVIRRHRIIETFLVNVLKMDWSSVHSEAEQLEHVISEDVLDRLDALLGHPTTDPHGDPIPSAQGKLRSQIYATLATCVVPRSMRIVRIADQSTEFLQFAEQNALLPGNTVRVVDRNLAAGLVSLKHGSGEPVPLSLTAAGKILVEPVK; encoded by the coding sequence ATGGCGTCGGTCGCGGTCGAAAATTACCTCAAGCACATCCTGCTCCTCGCGGAGGCGGAGGATCCGGCCGAGCTCGTCCCCATGGGCGCGCTCGCGTCCTCGCTGGCCGTCGTGCCGGGCACGGTCACGACCATGGTCAAGGCCCTCGCCGCCGAGGGGCTGGTCGAACATGAACCGCGTTCCGGCGTGCGCTTGACCGACTCGGGCCGGCGGCTCGCGCTCGACGTCATCCGCCGGCACCGGATCATCGAGACCTTCCTCGTCAACGTGCTGAAGATGGATTGGTCGAGCGTACATTCCGAGGCGGAGCAGTTGGAACACGTGATCTCCGAAGACGTGCTCGACCGGCTCGACGCGCTGCTCGGCCATCCGACCACGGATCCCCACGGCGACCCGATTCCCAGCGCCCAGGGCAAGCTCCGCTCGCAGATCTACGCCACGCTGGCCACCTGCGTCGTGCCGCGCTCCATGCGCATCGTGCGCATCGCGGATCAGTCCACCGAGTTCCTCCAGTTCGCCGAGCAGAACGCCTTGCTGCCGGGCAACACCGTGCGCGTGGTCGACCGCAACCTCGCCGCCGGGCTCGTTTCGTTGAAGCACGGCTCCGGCGAGCCCGTCCCGCTCAGCCTCACGGCCGCCGGCAAGATCCTGGTCGAGCCGGTGAAGTGA
- a CDS encoding phosphoglucosamine mutase: MSRIYFGTDGVRGPYGGPLINEAFAERLGFAVACWSRRRGTALIGRDTRASGPALEAAVARGLRAGGLEPVSLGVVPTPAVARSVVRAQAALGVVITASHNPARDNGIKFFGSGGLKLTDADEAAIEALLPDSAVVGAPVAAASEGSNRILTDAAAKEAGAATKAADAVSVSSAADYIKSCQALLPENALRGWRIVVDTANGATCETTPAVLRALGAEVIGIGAAPDGANINAAVGSEHPQRLVAEVRAAGARLGIAHDGDGDRCVLCDEHGEVLDGDELLTILAVQALRRGTLVKKTLVVTVQSNLGVDAAVTALGGRVCRTAVGDRYVIERMLAEGATLGGESSGHIICAELSPTGDGLVAALKAIEVMLTSSQPLSALRRMLRKFPQLSAALKVREKKPLETLPGVTSAVQALEAELGASGRVLVRYSGTEPRIRLLVEGPTEDVVRAGLGRIEAAVRTELDVL; encoded by the coding sequence GTGAGCCGGATTTATTTTGGCACCGACGGCGTGCGCGGGCCCTACGGTGGGCCGCTGATCAATGAAGCCTTTGCCGAACGGTTGGGCTTTGCCGTCGCCTGCTGGTCACGGCGGCGCGGAACCGCGCTGATCGGCCGGGACACGCGGGCGTCCGGCCCGGCCCTGGAAGCCGCGGTGGCGCGCGGGTTGCGCGCGGGCGGGCTCGAACCGGTGTCGCTCGGCGTGGTGCCGACGCCGGCGGTGGCGCGCAGCGTGGTGCGCGCGCAGGCGGCGCTCGGCGTCGTCATCACCGCCTCGCACAATCCGGCACGCGACAACGGCATCAAGTTTTTCGGATCCGGCGGACTCAAGCTGACGGATGCGGACGAGGCCGCGATCGAGGCGCTGCTGCCGGACTCCGCGGTGGTCGGGGCACCGGTTGCGGCGGCGAGCGAGGGCTCAAACCGCATCCTAACGGACGCGGCTGCAAAAGAGGCGGGCGCAGCCACGAAGGCGGCCGACGCGGTGAGCGTTTCATCGGCGGCGGACTACATTAAGTCGTGCCAAGCGCTGCTGCCGGAGAACGCGCTCCGCGGCTGGCGCATCGTTGTGGATACGGCGAACGGTGCGACCTGCGAAACGACGCCGGCGGTGCTGCGCGCACTCGGCGCCGAGGTGATCGGCATCGGCGCGGCGCCGGATGGGGCCAACATCAACGCGGCGGTGGGCAGCGAACATCCGCAGCGACTCGTCGCGGAGGTGCGGGCCGCCGGCGCCCGGCTCGGCATTGCGCACGACGGCGACGGCGATCGTTGTGTGCTGTGTGATGAGCACGGCGAGGTGCTCGACGGCGATGAGCTTTTGACGATCCTGGCGGTGCAGGCGCTGCGCCGCGGCACGCTGGTGAAGAAAACGCTCGTGGTTACGGTGCAGAGCAATCTCGGCGTCGATGCGGCGGTTACGGCGCTGGGCGGACGCGTGTGCCGGACCGCGGTCGGCGATCGCTATGTGATCGAGCGGATGCTGGCGGAAGGTGCCACGCTTGGCGGCGAGTCGAGCGGACATATCATTTGCGCGGAGTTGTCGCCGACCGGCGACGGGCTCGTCGCGGCGTTGAAAGCGATCGAAGTGATGCTCACCAGCAGCCAGCCGCTGTCCGCGCTGCGCCGGATGTTGCGGAAGTTCCCGCAGCTCTCAGCCGCGCTGAAAGTGCGCGAGAAGAAGCCGCTCGAAACGTTGCCTGGAGTGACGAGTGCCGTACAGGCGCTCGAGGCGGAACTCGGCGCCAGCGGTCGCGTGCTGGTGCGTTACTCCGGCACGGAGCCCAGAATCCGGCTGCTCGTCGAAGGACCGACGGAAGACGTGGTGCGGGCGGGCCTGGGTCGAATCGAAGCCGCGGTGCGCACCGAGCTCGACGTGCTGTAA
- a CDS encoding universal stress protein, whose protein sequence is MYRKILVALENSRADDTLVPHIAQLAQQLGSELLLVHVADGFAARNYEQLHLAESDEMRADRAYLEGVAERLRGGGLRVTTQLALGNPPTEILKTALAQQCDLIAMTSHGHKLIGDIFLGSTIERVRHNTTVPILVVRAGTGSAAPFAKP, encoded by the coding sequence ATGTATCGAAAGATCCTCGTAGCGCTCGAGAACAGCCGCGCCGACGACACGCTGGTGCCGCACATCGCACAGCTGGCGCAACAGCTCGGCTCGGAGTTGTTGCTGGTGCACGTGGCGGATGGGTTTGCCGCGCGCAACTACGAACAGCTGCATCTGGCGGAGTCCGATGAAATGCGCGCGGATCGGGCGTATCTCGAAGGCGTGGCGGAACGGCTGCGCGGCGGTGGACTGCGGGTGACGACCCAGCTCGCACTGGGCAATCCGCCGACGGAAATCCTGAAGACGGCGCTGGCGCAGCAATGCGATCTGATCGCGATGACCTCGCACGGGCACAAGCTGATCGGCGACATCTTTCTGGGCAGCACGATCGAGCGCGTGCGGCACAACACCACGGTGCCGATCCTGGTGGTGCGCGCGGGCACGGGTTCGGCGGCGCCGTTCGCCAAACCGTAA
- a CDS encoding Nramp family divalent metal transporter, with amino-acid sequence MDRIVPPSPPVVPPVTPPVSADSGWRRKSGRSLPEAHGTIPVPEGAGFWRKLLAFSGPGYLVAVGYMDPGNWATDLAGGSRFGYTLLSVILLSNLMAILLQSLCAKLGIVTGRDLAQACRDHYSRPVSAALWVLCEIAICACDLAEVIGTAIALNLLFGLPLVWGVCLTALDVLMVLWLAHRGFRWLEALVISLVLLIGVCFGLEILFSKPAVRDILGGFVPTLEIVRNPEMLYIAIGILGATVMPHNLYLHSSVVQTRRYVQTAGGRREAIKFATIDSTVALMFALFINASILVVAAATFHVQGRHEVAEIHEAYQLLSPMLGVGAASVLFAVALLASGQNSTLTGTLAGQIVMEGFLNVRLRPWLRRLITRAIAIVPAAIVAGLYGESGTARLLVFSQVVLSLQLPFAVIPLVMFTSDRKKMGDFTNPGWMKGLAWVTAAVIVVLNLKLLLDFIGLTGGAA; translated from the coding sequence ATGGATCGCATCGTGCCGCCTTCGCCCCCTGTGGTTCCACCCGTCACGCCGCCGGTGAGCGCGGACAGCGGCTGGCGGCGCAAGAGCGGACGAAGCCTGCCGGAGGCGCACGGCACGATCCCGGTGCCGGAAGGTGCGGGCTTCTGGCGCAAGCTGCTCGCCTTCTCCGGGCCGGGCTATCTCGTCGCGGTCGGCTACATGGACCCGGGCAATTGGGCGACCGACTTGGCCGGCGGCTCGCGGTTCGGCTACACGCTGCTGAGCGTGATCCTGCTCTCGAACCTGATGGCGATCCTGCTGCAGTCGCTATGTGCCAAGCTGGGGATTGTGACGGGCCGGGACCTGGCGCAGGCGTGTCGGGATCATTATTCGCGGCCCGTGTCGGCGGCGCTGTGGGTGCTCTGCGAGATCGCGATCTGCGCGTGTGACCTGGCGGAGGTGATCGGCACCGCGATCGCGTTGAACCTGCTGTTCGGACTTCCGCTGGTGTGGGGCGTGTGCCTCACCGCGCTCGACGTGCTGATGGTGCTTTGGCTGGCACACCGCGGTTTCCGATGGCTCGAAGCGCTCGTCATCTCGCTGGTGCTGCTGATCGGCGTCTGCTTCGGGCTCGAGATCCTGTTTTCGAAACCGGCGGTGCGCGACATCCTCGGCGGCTTCGTGCCGACTCTGGAGATCGTGCGCAACCCCGAGATGCTCTACATCGCGATTGGAATCCTCGGCGCCACGGTGATGCCGCATAACCTGTATCTGCACTCGTCGGTGGTGCAGACGCGGCGCTACGTGCAGACGGCCGGCGGCCGGCGGGAGGCGATCAAGTTCGCCACGATCGATTCCACCGTGGCGCTGATGTTCGCGTTGTTCATCAACGCCTCGATCCTCGTGGTGGCCGCGGCGACGTTCCACGTCCAGGGCCGGCACGAGGTGGCGGAGATTCACGAGGCTTATCAACTGCTCTCGCCGATGCTCGGCGTCGGCGCGGCCAGCGTGCTGTTCGCGGTGGCGCTGCTGGCGTCGGGGCAGAATTCGACGCTCACCGGCACCCTTGCAGGTCAGATCGTGATGGAAGGTTTCCTCAACGTGCGGCTGCGGCCGTGGCTGCGACGGTTGATCACGCGGGCGATCGCGATCGTGCCGGCCGCGATCGTGGCGGGGCTATATGGCGAGAGCGGCACGGCGCGATTGCTGGTGTTCAGCCAGGTCGTGCTGAGCCTGCAGCTGCCGTTCGCGGTGATCCCGCTGGTGATGTTCACCAGTGATCGGAAGAAGATGGGCGACTTCACGAATCCCGGCTGGATGAAAGGACTCGCGTGGGTGACGGCCGCGGTGATCGTGGTCTTGAACCTGAAGCTGCTGTTGGATTTCATCGGGCTCACCGGCGGTGCCGCCTGA
- a CDS encoding transporter: MNLLVRLRWVITGLLLGAFAQPLAAQVTESPETVAPGRFLVEMDGLTLAMGRAEEARNTYTATAIASTLVSTGLTSSVDIQVGFDLFYRYKLKYQGGSDSTSGLGDLSFRTKWTFWRNAEWGAAAAIIPYVKLPTSRDGLGTDAVEGGIIVPWAMDLGAGVTAGAMASWDLVRNDADNGYDSHWLTSAYIGRPLPFGITLYGEALLEANSAKFSDWAGQIGGGALWQWSEQLQFDYQLLRGLNSRASDWTHVFRVNWGW, from the coding sequence ATGAATCTGCTGGTGCGTCTCCGCTGGGTGATTACCGGATTGCTCCTCGGGGCATTCGCGCAGCCGCTCGCCGCGCAGGTGACGGAATCGCCGGAGACGGTCGCGCCGGGCCGGTTCCTGGTGGAAATGGACGGGCTGACACTGGCGATGGGGCGGGCGGAGGAGGCCCGCAACACCTACACGGCGACGGCGATTGCCTCGACGCTCGTGTCCACCGGGCTGACCTCGAGCGTGGATATCCAGGTCGGGTTTGATCTTTTTTACCGGTACAAGTTGAAATACCAGGGTGGCAGCGATTCGACGTCCGGGTTGGGAGACCTGTCGTTTCGCACCAAATGGACCTTCTGGCGGAATGCCGAATGGGGCGCCGCCGCCGCGATCATTCCCTATGTGAAATTGCCGACGAGCCGCGACGGACTGGGCACGGATGCGGTGGAAGGCGGGATCATTGTGCCGTGGGCGATGGATCTGGGCGCCGGCGTCACGGCCGGAGCGATGGCTTCGTGGGATCTCGTGCGCAACGACGCCGACAACGGCTACGATTCGCACTGGCTCACGAGCGCCTACATTGGACGGCCGCTGCCGTTCGGCATCACGCTTTACGGCGAGGCGTTGCTCGAGGCGAACTCGGCGAAATTCTCGGACTGGGCGGGGCAGATTGGCGGCGGCGCGCTCTGGCAGTGGAGCGAGCAGCTGCAGTTCGACTACCAGCTGCTGCGCGGGCTCAATTCGCGCGCGTCGGACTGGACGCACGTGTTCCGCGTGAACTGGGGCTGGTAG
- a CDS encoding ABC transporter permease, translating into MSLSFSRCVAGIAAVFFGVFLVWPILQIISGGFVNADGRFTLAYLSALLADPIYLRGLGHSVLLGAATTAAAVLLGLPLAWIGDRFLYPGQRLLGALVLVPMILPPFVGAIGLKQVFGQYGSFNALLIALGLRPAGWTFDWFAVSPFWGIVVAQALSLFPIIYLNAAAALANVDPTLDEAAQNLGCAGWRRFFRITLPLIRPGLFAGGTIVFIWAFTELGTPLVFDYAQVTSVQIYDGLKDLGANPFPYALVAVMLAASLALYALGKGLFGRGAYAGLARAGAPRTPRRLPPRQAAACTAVFAGVVFVALLPHFGVIAVAFARDWYATVLPHALTLDNFALALSHDLTVSAIGNSLKFAAAATVIDLGLGVALAYVIVRSRFAGRQLLDALAMLPLAVPGMVLAFGYLAMAQEGRWLSFLNPVRDPTLLLIVAYSVRRLPFVVRAAAAGFQQTSVTLEEAARNLGAPPARAVVRITLPLISANLIAGGMLAFAFAMLEVSDSLVLAQKQAFYPITKAILELFQLLGDGKFLASALGVWAMMFLGVTLAAVSVFLGKRLGTLFRV; encoded by the coding sequence ATGTCGCTGTCGTTCTCCCGTTGCGTGGCCGGGATCGCCGCCGTTTTCTTCGGCGTCTTCCTCGTCTGGCCCATCCTGCAGATCATCAGCGGCGGGTTTGTGAACGCGGATGGCCGGTTCACGCTGGCCTATCTCAGCGCGCTGCTGGCCGATCCCATTTACCTGCGCGGGCTCGGCCACTCCGTCCTGCTCGGCGCCGCCACCACCGCCGCCGCCGTCCTGCTCGGACTGCCCCTCGCGTGGATCGGCGACCGCTTCCTCTACCCGGGCCAGCGTCTGCTCGGCGCGCTGGTGCTCGTGCCGATGATCCTGCCGCCGTTCGTCGGCGCGATCGGACTGAAACAGGTTTTCGGCCAATACGGCTCGTTCAATGCCCTGTTGATTGCGCTCGGGCTGCGCCCCGCCGGTTGGACGTTCGACTGGTTCGCGGTGAGCCCCTTCTGGGGCATCGTCGTGGCGCAGGCACTGTCGCTCTTCCCCATCATCTACCTGAACGCCGCCGCCGCGCTCGCGAACGTCGATCCCACGCTGGACGAGGCGGCGCAGAATCTGGGCTGCGCCGGCTGGCGCCGTTTCTTCCGCATCACGCTGCCGCTGATCCGACCGGGGCTGTTCGCAGGCGGCACGATCGTCTTCATCTGGGCGTTCACCGAGCTCGGCACGCCGCTGGTCTTCGATTACGCGCAGGTAACCAGCGTGCAGATCTACGACGGGCTGAAGGATCTCGGCGCGAATCCGTTTCCCTACGCCCTGGTCGCGGTGATGCTCGCCGCTTCGCTGGCGCTCTATGCGCTCGGCAAGGGGTTGTTCGGTCGCGGCGCTTACGCGGGCCTGGCGCGCGCGGGTGCCCCCCGCACCCCGCGCCGGCTGCCGCCGCGTCAAGCGGCCGCGTGCACCGCCGTGTTTGCCGGCGTCGTCTTCGTCGCGCTGCTGCCCCACTTTGGCGTGATCGCCGTGGCGTTTGCCCGCGACTGGTATGCGACGGTGCTGCCCCACGCGCTCACGCTCGACAACTTCGCACTCGCCCTGAGCCACGACCTCACCGTCAGCGCCATCGGCAACAGCTTGAAGTTCGCGGCCGCCGCGACGGTGATCGATCTCGGTCTTGGCGTCGCACTGGCCTACGTGATCGTTCGCTCGCGTTTCGCCGGCCGGCAACTGCTCGACGCGCTTGCGATGCTGCCCCTCGCGGTGCCGGGCATGGTGCTCGCCTTTGGTTATCTCGCCATGGCGCAGGAAGGCCGCTGGCTCTCCTTCCTCAATCCGGTGCGCGATCCCACGCTGTTGCTGATCGTGGCGTATTCCGTGCGACGACTGCCCTTCGTGGTACGCGCCGCCGCCGCGGGATTCCAGCAAACCAGCGTCACGCTCGAGGAGGCGGCGCGCAATCTCGGCGCGCCGCCGGCCCGCGCGGTCGTGCGCATCACCCTACCGCTGATCTCGGCCAATCTCATCGCCGGCGGCATGCTCGCGTTCGCGTTCGCCATGCTCGAGGTCAGCGACTCGCTCGTGCTCGCGCAGAAACAGGCGTTCTATCCGATCACGAAGGCGATTCTGGAACTCTTCCAGTTGCTCGGCGATGGCAAGTTCCTCGCCAGCGCGCTCGGAGTCTGGGCGATGATGTTCCTCGGGGTCACGCTCGCGGCGGTCAGCGTCTTCCTTGGCAAGCGGCTCGGCACGTTATTCCGCGTGTAG
- a CDS encoding glycoside hydrolase family 18 protein, giving the protein MRSRTSLACRVFALLLGLALAAGTCARSAPAEQAFRLIAYASGHTDFARIPAAKLTHVNYAFALVNEQAEVYFRSPDSAASHLAALTALKKVNPRLKVLVSIGGWGADHFSDAALTADTRARFARTAVDLMRQHHLDGIDLDWEYPGHPGPGGLKFRAEDKQNFTLLLRACRTALDAASAADQRAAGDHYLLTIASSDGDYFDRTEMSSLHAELDWINVMTYDRTGEWSKTTGHHASLFASKDAPTAPSTDSAVQQHLGAGIPPAKIVVGAAFYGRGWTGVGQQAHGLLQPAEQPIDGNLSYARLAREFIGRDGYERHWDSDAQAAFLWNPTTGTFITYEDPAALRAKANYVKQHRLGGVMFWEQAHDPDGVLVEALHATLLAAAPSGAVAAP; this is encoded by the coding sequence GTGCGGTCCCGCACGAGTCTCGCCTGCCGGGTCTTCGCGCTCCTGCTCGGGCTCGCCCTCGCCGCCGGCACGTGCGCTCGTTCGGCGCCCGCGGAGCAAGCTTTTCGGCTCATCGCGTACGCCAGCGGCCACACCGACTTCGCCCGGATCCCCGCCGCCAAGCTCACGCACGTGAACTACGCGTTCGCGCTGGTGAACGAACAGGCGGAGGTGTATTTCCGTTCGCCCGACTCGGCCGCCAGTCATCTCGCCGCGCTCACCGCGCTGAAGAAGGTGAATCCTCGCTTGAAGGTGCTCGTCTCGATCGGCGGCTGGGGCGCCGACCATTTTTCCGACGCGGCGCTCACCGCGGACACCCGCGCCCGGTTCGCGCGCACCGCCGTGGATCTCATGCGGCAGCACCACCTCGACGGGATCGACCTCGACTGGGAGTACCCGGGACATCCCGGTCCAGGCGGGCTCAAATTCCGCGCGGAGGACAAACAGAACTTCACGCTGCTGCTCCGCGCCTGCCGCACCGCGCTCGATGCGGCGAGCGCCGCCGACCAGCGCGCCGCCGGTGATCACTACCTGCTCACGATCGCGAGCTCGGACGGCGACTACTTCGATCGGACCGAGATGTCCTCGCTGCATGCCGAGCTGGATTGGATCAACGTGATGACCTACGACCGCACGGGCGAGTGGTCGAAGACGACCGGACACCACGCGAGCCTGTTCGCGAGCAAGGACGCACCGACGGCGCCAAGCACCGATTCCGCCGTCCAACAGCACCTCGGCGCCGGCATTCCGCCCGCGAAAATCGTGGTGGGCGCCGCGTTTTACGGGCGCGGCTGGACCGGTGTTGGGCAGCAGGCGCACGGGTTGTTGCAACCGGCGGAGCAGCCGATCGACGGCAACCTGTCGTACGCGCGGCTCGCGCGCGAATTCATCGGCCGCGATGGCTACGAGCGCCACTGGGATTCCGATGCGCAGGCGGCGTTTCTGTGGAATCCGACGACGGGCACCTTCATCACCTACGAAGATCCAGCGGCGCTGCGCGCGAAAGCCAACTACGTGAAGCAGCATCGGCTCGGCGGCGTGATGTTTTGGGAGCAGGCGCACGATCCCGACGGCGTGCTCGTTGAGGCGCTACACGCAACGTTGCTGGCCGCCGCGCCGTCCGGCGCAGTCGCCGCGCCCTAA
- a CDS encoding MFS transporter translates to MILSSTTGMEAKDISPQRVYWTAFIGLFFDYYDLYLFIYLEKTFATHFALSAAQSDALQFTGLAGVGAGSLLFGYLADRLGRARMMLAVFVLYVLGISGISLAWSEASLLGFRLAASLALGAEWGISHAFMSERVSRERRYRYAALLQFAILGGLLAAMAARYALPVVGWRWLFAASIVPVTLLSAMRWRWLVAADAVVATRAGEANGAALRVAGDTGGRLGAREALAFAQCLGLASLTIASGTVNVFFAKELPQSAWYTALFWLNVAPGMLLGAWVVRRAGVRPALVIYAIALVALSLFAWVSAWPERKLAFALVLPLLNGIPFGLMGAFFNEVFAHYRTMLSGAAYNLGRILAGFAPVLITALGLHAGGHYFVFTAALGVGVFVIGVGLRRTRPLTRERGDDSR, encoded by the coding sequence GTGATCCTGTCATCGACGACGGGCATGGAAGCGAAGGACATTTCCCCGCAACGCGTCTACTGGACCGCGTTCATCGGGTTGTTTTTCGACTACTACGACCTGTATCTGTTCATCTATCTCGAGAAGACGTTCGCGACGCACTTCGCGCTGAGTGCGGCACAGAGCGATGCGCTGCAGTTTACCGGACTGGCGGGCGTGGGGGCGGGCTCGCTGCTGTTCGGTTATCTCGCGGATCGATTGGGTCGCGCGCGGATGATGCTGGCCGTGTTCGTTCTGTATGTGCTCGGCATCTCCGGAATCAGTCTGGCGTGGAGCGAAGCGAGCCTGCTGGGATTCCGGCTGGCCGCATCGCTGGCGCTCGGGGCGGAGTGGGGCATCAGTCACGCGTTCATGAGCGAGCGGGTGAGCCGGGAGCGCCGTTACCGCTACGCCGCGCTGCTGCAGTTTGCGATTCTCGGCGGGCTGCTCGCAGCGATGGCGGCGCGGTATGCCCTGCCGGTCGTCGGCTGGCGGTGGTTGTTCGCTGCGTCGATCGTGCCGGTGACGCTCCTCTCGGCGATGCGCTGGCGTTGGCTGGTGGCGGCTGACGCCGTCGTGGCGACGCGCGCCGGCGAGGCCAACGGAGCCGCGTTGCGCGTGGCGGGCGATACCGGCGGACGGCTCGGTGCGCGGGAGGCGCTGGCGTTCGCGCAGTGCTTGGGGCTCGCCAGCCTCACGATCGCCAGTGGCACCGTGAATGTTTTCTTTGCGAAAGAGCTGCCGCAGTCCGCCTGGTATACGGCGCTGTTTTGGCTCAACGTTGCGCCGGGGATGCTGCTAGGCGCGTGGGTCGTGCGGCGCGCGGGGGTCCGGCCGGCGCTGGTCATTTATGCCATCGCACTCGTGGCGCTCTCCCTTTTTGCGTGGGTGAGTGCGTGGCCCGAGCGGAAACTCGCGTTCGCCCTCGTGCTGCCGCTGTTGAACGGCATTCCGTTCGGGCTCATGGGCGCGTTTTTCAACGAGGTATTTGCGCACTACCGGACGATGCTTTCCGGCGCCGCCTACAATCTCGGCCGGATCCTCGCGGGCTTTGCACCGGTGCTCATCACGGCGCTCGGGCTGCACGCGGGCGGTCACTATTTCGTGTTTACGGCGGCGCTGGGTGTCGGCGTGTTCGTGATTGGCGTCGGATTGCGACGCACGCGTCCGCTCACGCGGGAGCGTGGGGACGATAGCAGGTAG